A single window of Candoia aspera isolate rCanAsp1 chromosome 3, rCanAsp1.hap2, whole genome shotgun sequence DNA harbors:
- the LOC134492736 gene encoding neuralized-like protein 2 isoform X2, translating to MAAARHPPTRFHRVHGANVCLDPSGTQATRVESFAHGVCFSHQPLESGQIFLVEIEEKELGWCGHLRVGLTAHNPRSLGVVPEYSLPDLVNLGDSWVFAITRSHNRVTEEQAAASERGLLSGPYLLIGHVRIPRDKLVGRSRPGRYSHILDDLYRSNLLPATARKSRIGVLFTLQPDGTADMHIVINGEDMGPSARGLPGSRPLYAVIDIFASTKSVRIIQSPPCRRSAGWPSRSTSSTGWQSMGSASLQR from the exons ATGGCGGCTGCACGCCACCCCCCCACCCGGTTCCACCGGGTCCACGGGGCCAACGTCTGCCTGGATCCCTCCGGCACCCAGGCCACCCGGGTGGAGAGCTTCGCCCACGGTGTGTGCTTCAGCCACCAGCCCCTGGAGTCCGGGCAGATCTTCCTGGTGGAAATCGAGGAGAAGGAGCTGGGGTGGTGCGGCCACCTGCGGGTGGGGCTGACCGCTCACAACCCGCGCAGCCTGGGGGTGGTGCCCGAGTACTCGCTCCCGGATCTGGTCAACCTGGGGGACAGCTGGGTCTTTGCCATCACCCGCAGCCACAACCGAGTCACTGAGGAGCAGGCGGCGGCCAGCGAGCGGGGACTCCTCTCCGGCCCCTACCTGCTCATCGGGCACGTCCGGATCCCCCGGGACAAGCTGGTGGGCCGAAGCCGGCCTGGCCGGTACAGCCACATCCTGGACGACCTGTACAGGTCGAACCTGCTCCCGGCCACGGCCCGGAAGAGCCGGATCGGGGTCCTCTTCACGCTGCAGCCCGACGGGACCGCCGACATGCACATTGTCATCAACGGGGAGGACATGGGACCCAGCGCCAGGGGCCTCCCTGGCTCCCGCCCCCTCTACGCTGTGATTGACATCTTTGCCTCCACCAAGAGCGTCCGGATCATCCAG tCCCCTCCCTGCAGACGCTCTGCCGGATGGCCATCCAGAAGCACGTCATCCACCGGCTGGCAATCGATGGGCTCAGCCTCCCTCC
- the CTSA gene encoding lysosomal protective protein, with amino-acid sequence MAPPPPLMMLLLLGAAAAGSGPPSSKFAIAFLPGLPKQPAFEQYTGYLVVEGDKHLHYWFVEAQDTSPKSADKPLVLWLNGGPGCSSLAGLLTEHGPFTVQPDGASLKYNEYAWNKLAHVLYLESPVGVGFSYSDSRDYRTNDTEVARVNFLALIEFFGLFPEHRSKDLYLSGESYGGVYIPTLAEWVMQDPSLNLKGITVGNGLSCYETNDNSLVYFAYYHGLLGNRLWTDLQRFCCSQGKCNFHRNPDVNCTAAMVETIHIVDESGLNIYNLYAPCAGGVPGNYRDQDGVIVTHDLGNNFIWQPLHNAWRQNLLKLQVSKKVRLDPPCINTTGPTLYLNDPEVRQALHIEDDAPAWEICSFTVSRGYKRLYLKMNDQYLKLLSTGKYRILLYNGDVDMACNFLGDEWFVDSLKQKVEVARRPWIFTDEEGQEQIGGFVKEFTNLAFLTVKGAGHMVPTDQPRAAFNMIERFLTRQPF; translated from the exons ATggctccgccgccgccgctgaTGATGTTGCTGCTCctgggcgccgccgccgccgggtcGGGCCCTCCGTCTTCCAAGTTCGCGATCGCCTTCCTGCCGGGGCTGCCGAAGCAGCCGGCCTTCGAGCAGTACACGGGCTACCTGGTCGTCGAGGGCGACAAGCACCTGCACTACTG GTTCGTGGAGGCCCAGGACACGTCACCCAAGTCTGCGGACAAGCCACTGGTGCTCTGGCTGAACGGGGGCCCCGGCTGCAGCTCCCTCGCAGGCCTTCTGACAGAGCATGGCCCTTTCACG GTCCAGCCAGATGGGGCCAGCCTGAAGTACAACGAATATGCCTGGAATAAG CTCGCCCACGTCCTGTACCTGGAGTCCCCTGTTGGCGTCGGCTTCTCCTACTCCGATAGCCGAGACTACCGGACCAACGACACGGAG GTGGCCCGCGTCAACTTCCTGGCCCTGATAGAGTTCTTTGGCCTGTTTCCAGAGCACCGCAGCAAAGACCTTTACCTTTCCGGAGAAAGCTACGGCGGGGTCTACATCCCCACTCTGGCGGAGTGGGTCATGCAGGACCCCAGCCTCAACTTGAAG GGAATCACGGTGGGCAACGGGCTCTCCTGCTACGAGACCAACGACAACTCCCTGGTTTATTTTGCGTACTACCATGGCCTCCTGGGGAACCG GCTCTGGACAGACCTGCAGCGCTTCTGCTGTTCTCAGGGGAAATGCAACTTTCACAGAAACCCAGATGTGAACTGCACAGCTGCC ATGGTAGAGACAATCCACATTGTGGACGAGTCAGGCCTCAACATTTACAACCTTTATGCCCCCTGCGCTGGTGGAGTGCCAGGAAACTACAG GGACCAGGACGGGGTCATCGTCACTCACGACCTGGGCAACAACTTCATCTGGCAGCCGCTTCATAACGCTTGGAGGCAG AATCTGCTGAAACTGCAAGTTTCCAAGAAGGTGCGGCTGGACCCCCCGTGCATTAACACTACAGGCCCCACCCTCTACCTGAACGACCCTGAGGTGCGCCAGGCTCTGCACATTGAGGATGATGCACCGGCATGGGAGATATGCAG CTTTACTGTCAGCCGTGGCTACAAGCGGCTCTACTTGAAGATGAATGACCAGTACCTGAAGCTGCTCAGCACTGGG AAATACCGCATCTTGCTCTACAATGGGGACGTGGACATGGCCTGCAACTTCCTGGGAGATGAATGGTTTGTGGACTCGCTAAAGCAAAAG GTGGAGGTGGCCCGGAGGCCCTGGATCTTCACGGACGAGGAGGGCCAGGAACAGATCGGGGGCTTTGTAAAGGAGTTCACCAACCTCGCCTTCCTTACCGTCAAG GGCGCTGGCCACATGGTGCCCACTGACCAGCCGCGAGCAGCCTTCAACATGATTGAGCGGTTCCTCACCCGTCAGCCCTTCTAA
- the LOC134492736 gene encoding neuralized-like protein 2 isoform X1: protein MAAARHPPTRFHRVHGANVCLDPSGTQATRVESFAHGVCFSHQPLESGQIFLVEIEEKELGWCGHLRVGLTAHNPRSLGVVPEYSLPDLVNLGDSWVFAITRSHNRVTEEQAAASERGLLSGPYLLIGHVRIPRDKLVGRSRPGRYSHILDDLYRSNLLPATARKSRIGVLFTLQPDGTADMHIVINGEDMGPSARGLPGSRPLYAVIDIFASTKSVRIIQVEYGFPSLQTLCRMAIQKHVIHRLAIDGLSLPPALKNFCKYE, encoded by the exons ATGGCGGCTGCACGCCACCCCCCCACCCGGTTCCACCGGGTCCACGGGGCCAACGTCTGCCTGGATCCCTCCGGCACCCAGGCCACCCGGGTGGAGAGCTTCGCCCACGGTGTGTGCTTCAGCCACCAGCCCCTGGAGTCCGGGCAGATCTTCCTGGTGGAAATCGAGGAGAAGGAGCTGGGGTGGTGCGGCCACCTGCGGGTGGGGCTGACCGCTCACAACCCGCGCAGCCTGGGGGTGGTGCCCGAGTACTCGCTCCCGGATCTGGTCAACCTGGGGGACAGCTGGGTCTTTGCCATCACCCGCAGCCACAACCGAGTCACTGAGGAGCAGGCGGCGGCCAGCGAGCGGGGACTCCTCTCCGGCCCCTACCTGCTCATCGGGCACGTCCGGATCCCCCGGGACAAGCTGGTGGGCCGAAGCCGGCCTGGCCGGTACAGCCACATCCTGGACGACCTGTACAGGTCGAACCTGCTCCCGGCCACGGCCCGGAAGAGCCGGATCGGGGTCCTCTTCACGCTGCAGCCCGACGGGACCGCCGACATGCACATTGTCATCAACGGGGAGGACATGGGACCCAGCGCCAGGGGCCTCCCTGGCTCCCGCCCCCTCTACGCTGTGATTGACATCTTTGCCTCCACCAAGAGCGTCCGGATCATCCAGGTGGAGTATGGCT tCCCCTCCCTGCAGACGCTCTGCCGGATGGCCATCCAGAAGCACGTCATCCACCGGCTGGCAATCGATGGGCTCAGCCTCCCTCC